In Lentilitoribacter sp. Alg239-R112, the genomic stretch GCACGTCCTTGCGCCAATTCATAAATTCTATGGTTATTGCTATCATTACCGCAACTTTGACTACCATTTTGGCAACACTTGCTGCTTATCCGTTCTCGCGACTTGATATTCCCTACAAGAACACCCTTTTGTGGAGCCTTGCCTTGCTGCGTATTCTCCCAGCAACCGCCATTATCATTCCAGTCTTTTTGACCGGGAGGGTAATGGGGTTGTTGAATGCGGGAGGGGTCATTATGGTTATGACGCTGCTTAATTTGCCGTTTGCCGTTTTACTGCTTAAAAACTTCTTTGACACGATCCCTACTGAACTAGAAGAAGCGGGTTATATGGAAGGCGCAACGCTTTGGCAGAGTATTTTGCATATTGTGCTGCCATTGTCTCGAGCGGGTCTGGCTGTGATCTGGTTCATGGCATTTACCAGTGCTTGGAATGAATTCTTATTTCCTTTCTTAATGTTGCGCAGCGATGAACATTTTCCAATGGCAGTCGGTCTTTATGCGTCTTTCGGTCAGTATGGTGCAACAAATTACGGCTTCCTGACCGCTTATTCTATTATTTATGCG encodes the following:
- a CDS encoding carbohydrate ABC transporter permease, producing MISAVKQSPARVSATNLLLAFIILAWLSPLSWLVMTSVNPQATGGFSIPSSLSLEHFASVMTGTSLRQFINSMVIAIITATLTTILATLAAYPFSRLDIPYKNTLLWSLALLRILPATAIIIPVFLTGRVMGLLNAGGVIMVMTLLNLPFAVLLLKNFFDTIPTELEEAGYMEGATLWQSILHIVLPLSRAGLAVIWFMAFTSAWNEFLFPFLMLRSDEHFPMAVGLYASFGQYGATNYGFLTAYSIIYAAPAVLVYFLLKRNLTTGFAGVGVKG